From the Sphingomonas aliaeris genome, one window contains:
- a CDS encoding MmcB family DNA repair protein — MLQRPPDSCIDAPGSPLCAADVCRGTTRMLLRHDLIAMGEVPLDGGRRADLMAIDARGQIVIVEIKVSRADLLGDGKWTDYLAHCDRYYWAIPAGFDASPLDGAAFLPERTGIIIADRYDAAIVREAHTDPLSAATRKKCTLAFARRAGRRLIGTIDPDADGLAWP; from the coding sequence ATGCTCCAGCGTCCGCCCGATTCCTGTATCGACGCCCCTGGCTCGCCATTATGCGCCGCCGACGTCTGCCGCGGTACGACGCGAATGCTGTTGCGGCACGATCTCATCGCGATGGGAGAGGTGCCGCTGGACGGCGGGCGTCGCGCCGATCTGATGGCGATCGACGCGCGCGGGCAGATCGTGATCGTGGAGATCAAGGTCTCGCGCGCCGACCTGCTCGGCGACGGGAAATGGACCGATTATCTCGCGCATTGCGATCGCTATTACTGGGCGATCCCCGCGGGGTTCGACGCATCGCCGCTGGATGGCGCCGCCTTCCTGCCGGAACGCACCGGAATCATCATCGCCGACCGATATGACGCGGCGATCGTCCGCGAGGCGCACACCGACCCATTGTCGGCCGCGACGCGGAAGAAATGTACGTTGGCGTTCGCCCGGCGTGCGGGGCGGCGGCTGATCGGGACGATCGATCCCGATGCGGACGGGCTCGCCTGGCCGTGA
- a CDS encoding DUF1491 family protein gives MSGRLPSGVLVSAILRRVNDAGGMGMMLAKGDPQGGAILIIALENNANPRALERGITSDGTVGLLRWTPRDMGDSAEVTAYWQRRRRNDPDLWVIELDIPFVERFAAETILDH, from the coding sequence GTGAGCGGGCGATTGCCCAGCGGCGTCCTGGTCAGCGCCATCTTGCGGCGGGTCAACGACGCCGGAGGAATGGGCATGATGCTGGCGAAGGGTGACCCGCAGGGTGGCGCCATTTTGATCATCGCATTGGAAAACAACGCAAATCCGCGCGCGCTCGAACGAGGAATCACGTCCGATGGCACGGTTGGCCTGCTACGTTGGACACCCCGAGATATGGGGGATTCGGCCGAAGTGACCGCCTATTGGCAGCGTCGGCGCCGAAACGACCCAGATTTGTGGGTGATCGAACTGGACATCCCGTTTGTCGAACGGTTCGCCGCTGAAACGATCCTCGATCATTGA
- a CDS encoding ankyrin repeat domain-containing protein — protein sequence MVATSFRSAFAAALLAVPLIAVAAAPAAAQQQSEGYKFLDAVKNEKGNDVEQMLNKPGTTVINTRSITTGETAMHIVVQNGSETYLSFLLAKGANPNVRDNAGNAPIVMAANRGRNDLVERLIAGKANVNFSNSNGETALIAAVRRRDLTMIQTLLAAGADPDQADLLAGQSARDYAKLDTRSPAVAKALADAPKAKRRAVSGPKL from the coding sequence ATGGTCGCCACATCCTTTCGCAGCGCCTTCGCCGCCGCTTTGCTCGCCGTTCCCCTTATCGCCGTGGCCGCGGCACCCGCCGCCGCGCAGCAGCAGTCCGAGGGGTATAAGTTTCTCGACGCGGTGAAGAACGAAAAGGGCAACGATGTCGAGCAGATGCTCAACAAGCCCGGCACGACCGTCATCAACACGCGGTCGATCACGACCGGCGAGACCGCGATGCACATCGTCGTGCAGAATGGCAGCGAAACCTATCTGTCGTTCCTGCTGGCAAAGGGTGCCAACCCCAATGTTCGCGACAATGCCGGCAATGCGCCGATCGTTATGGCTGCCAATCGCGGGCGGAACGACCTGGTCGAGCGTCTGATCGCGGGCAAGGCGAACGTCAATTTCAGCAATTCGAATGGCGAGACGGCGTTGATCGCCGCGGTCCGCCGCCGCGACCTGACGATGATCCAGACGTTGCTCGCAGCCGGGGCCGATCCGGACCAGGCCGATCTGCTGGCCGGTCAATCCGCCCGCGACTATGCCAAGCTGGACACCCGCTCCCCCGCCGTCGCCAAGGCGCTGGCGGATGCGCCCAAAGCCAAGCGCCGCGCGGTGTCTGGGCCGAAGCTTTAG
- a CDS encoding shikimate dehydrogenase family protein → MTKIYAEVIGNPIAQAKSPLIHKFWLDALGIDADYRATHVTAEELPAFFEARKADPDWRGCNITIPHKLAALDHVADPGGVRDSIGAINTVFRQGDGAVIGTNTDAGGFYTPIAELDLAGKPVVVIGAGGAARAVLFALSRIGVGPVTILNRNVLKGAALLSSFGLKGKALPLTSAVPAAALLVNTTALGMTGQPPLEIDLSPLPDDAVVYDVVYAPIETDLLAQARDRDLETIDGLEMLVGQAAVAFELFFGAEPPRDRDEDLRDLLTA, encoded by the coding sequence ATGACGAAAATCTACGCGGAAGTGATCGGCAACCCGATCGCGCAGGCAAAATCGCCGCTTATCCACAAATTCTGGCTGGATGCGCTGGGGATCGATGCGGACTATCGCGCGACGCACGTAACGGCGGAGGAGCTTCCGGCGTTCTTCGAGGCGCGCAAGGCCGATCCCGACTGGCGGGGGTGCAACATCACCATTCCGCACAAGCTCGCCGCGCTGGATCATGTCGCCGATCCGGGCGGGGTGCGGGATTCGATCGGCGCGATCAACACCGTGTTCCGGCAGGGCGACGGCGCGGTGATCGGCACCAACACCGATGCGGGCGGATTCTATACGCCGATCGCCGAACTGGATCTGGCGGGCAAGCCGGTGGTTGTTATCGGTGCGGGCGGCGCGGCGCGCGCGGTGTTGTTCGCTCTGTCGCGGATCGGCGTCGGGCCGGTGACGATCCTGAACCGCAACGTGCTGAAAGGCGCGGCCTTGCTCTCGTCGTTCGGGCTGAAGGGCAAGGCGCTGCCGCTGACTTCCGCGGTGCCGGCGGCGGCGTTGCTGGTGAATACGACCGCGCTCGGCATGACCGGGCAACCGCCGCTGGAGATCGACCTGTCGCCCTTGCCGGACGACGCGGTGGTGTACGACGTCGTCTATGCGCCGATCGAAACCGATCTGCTTGCCCAGGCGCGGGATCGCGATCTGGAGACGATCGACGGGCTGGAAATGCTCGTCGGACAGGCTGCGGTGGCGTTCGAACTGTTCTTCGGCGCCGAACCGCCGCGCGACCGGGACGAGGACCTGCGCGACCTGCTGACGGCATGA
- a CDS encoding pyruvate, water dikinase regulatory protein, whose protein sequence is MRLHLHLLSDSTGETLENIAKAALAQYDDVETIRHFWPMVRTEAHLERILQEIAQNPGLVIFTLVNSSARATLEARCRKLGLAAVAPLDAVNDALSGMLGQQAKARPGRQHVLDEAYFDRVDAIQFTMAHDDGIGWENWEEADIVLAGVSRSSKTPTSIYLANRGFKTANIPIVVESPPPALLYRLKNPLVVGLTTSSERLIQVRRNRLLSLNQAPETAYVDHDAVTREVAFARRLFADNGWPVIDVTRRSIEETAAAIIALCQERRGETANGAADDE, encoded by the coding sequence GTGCGGTTGCACCTCCATTTGCTGTCGGATTCGACCGGGGAAACGCTCGAGAACATCGCCAAGGCCGCGCTCGCGCAATATGACGATGTCGAGACGATCCGCCATTTCTGGCCGATGGTGCGGACTGAGGCGCATTTGGAACGCATCCTGCAGGAGATCGCGCAGAATCCCGGCCTGGTGATCTTCACCCTGGTCAACAGTTCGGCGCGCGCGACGCTAGAGGCGCGGTGCCGCAAGCTGGGCCTCGCAGCGGTTGCGCCGCTCGATGCGGTCAACGATGCGCTGTCGGGCATGCTCGGGCAACAGGCCAAGGCGCGACCGGGGCGGCAGCACGTTCTGGACGAGGCCTATTTCGACCGCGTCGATGCGATCCAGTTCACGATGGCGCATGACGACGGCATCGGCTGGGAGAATTGGGAAGAGGCGGATATCGTGCTGGCCGGCGTCTCGCGATCGTCCAAGACGCCGACCTCGATCTATCTGGCCAATCGCGGGTTCAAGACGGCGAACATCCCGATCGTGGTCGAATCGCCGCCGCCCGCTCTGTTGTATCGGCTGAAGAACCCGCTGGTCGTCGGTCTGACGACGAGTTCGGAACGGCTGATCCAGGTGCGGCGCAACCGGTTGCTGTCGCTCAACCAGGCACCGGAAACCGCGTATGTCGATCATGACGCCGTCACGCGTGAAGTGGCGTTCGCGCGCCGCCTTTTCGCGGATAATGGCTGGCCGGTGATCGACGTCACGCGGCGTTCGATCGAGGAAACGGCGGCGGCGATCATCGCTCTGTGTCAGGAACGCCGGGGCGAGACGGCGAACGGCGCGGCGGACGACGAATGA
- the hpf gene encoding ribosome hibernation-promoting factor, HPF/YfiA family: protein MEIRVSGHQVATGDALKTHVDDRLQGIAAKYFARAISAQVTFGKGPHDNGFTCDIVAHVMHGLVLKGSNTGRDAHVAFDGAATNIEKQLRRYMRRLKDRNAGAVSEAAEASAFDNAGYTLFQAAPEDAEVEDHPLIIAETRVDVPESSVSDAVMMLDLRNTTALLFKNSGSGAYNMVYRRGDGTIGWVEPQRAG, encoded by the coding sequence ATGGAAATCCGGGTATCGGGCCATCAGGTCGCCACGGGCGACGCACTGAAAACCCATGTCGATGATCGGCTCCAGGGCATCGCCGCCAAATATTTCGCGCGCGCAATTTCCGCACAGGTCACGTTCGGCAAGGGGCCGCACGACAATGGCTTCACCTGCGATATCGTCGCCCATGTCATGCACGGCCTGGTGCTGAAGGGCAGCAATACCGGGCGCGACGCGCATGTCGCCTTCGATGGCGCGGCGACCAATATCGAAAAGCAGCTGCGTCGCTACATGCGCCGCCTGAAGGATCGCAATGCCGGCGCAGTGAGCGAAGCGGCGGAGGCATCGGCCTTCGACAATGCCGGCTACACGCTGTTCCAGGCTGCGCCCGAGGATGCCGAGGTCGAGGACCATCCGCTGATCATCGCCGAAACGCGCGTCGACGTTCCCGAATCCAGCGTGTCGGATGCAGTGATGATGCTCGATCTGCGCAACACGACCGCCCTGCTGTTCAAGAATAGCGGGTCGGGCGCGTACAACATGGTCTATCGCCGCGGCGACGGGACGATCGGATGGGTCGAGCCGCAGCGCGCGGGCTGA
- a CDS encoding YcgN family cysteine cluster protein has translation MSGDTEGAFWETKRLEDLDRGQWEALCDGCGKCCLHKLEDDETGELLTTNVACKLLDRRSAQCSNYKHRFAFVSECVRLTRDNVHDIDWLPSTCAYRLRREGEPLPRWHYLVCGDREAVHRAGESVRGWTVSEVDAGELENHIVDRRL, from the coding sequence TTGAGCGGCGATACCGAAGGCGCATTCTGGGAAACCAAGCGGCTCGAGGACCTCGATCGCGGGCAATGGGAGGCCTTGTGCGACGGCTGCGGCAAATGCTGCCTGCACAAGCTGGAGGATGACGAGACAGGCGAACTGCTCACCACCAACGTCGCGTGCAAGCTGCTCGACCGGCGCAGCGCGCAATGTTCGAACTACAAGCATCGCTTCGCTTTCGTGTCCGAATGCGTGCGGCTCACGCGCGACAACGTCCACGATATCGACTGGCTGCCCAGCACCTGCGCCTATCGCCTGCGCCGTGAGGGCGAGCCTTTGCCGCGCTGGCACTATCTGGTCTGCGGCGACCGGGAAGCGGTGCACCGCGCGGGCGAATCCGTGCGCGGCTGGACCGTGTCGGAGGTCGATGCGGGCGAACTCGAGAACCACATCGTCGACCGGCGGCTGTGA
- a CDS encoding Maf family protein codes for MLDAAGVPFAAMSAGVDEDAAKAGLQGLGARDLADALAELKALRVSGREPHALVLGSDSVVALEDGTLLDKPETREQAADHLRLMSGKRHDLVSAAVIAEGGRPVWRVVDRAKMFVRPLSDAFIETYLDVEWPAISGCVGCYRIEGPGAQLFTRIEGSQFTVLGLPLLQVFDYLRVRGLLAS; via the coding sequence ATGCTCGACGCCGCGGGCGTTCCGTTTGCGGCGATGTCGGCGGGCGTGGACGAGGATGCGGCGAAAGCGGGATTGCAGGGGCTGGGCGCGCGCGACCTGGCCGATGCCCTGGCCGAACTGAAGGCGCTGCGCGTCTCGGGGCGGGAGCCGCATGCCTTGGTGCTGGGCAGCGATTCGGTCGTTGCGCTGGAGGACGGCACGTTGCTCGACAAGCCCGAGACGCGCGAACAGGCCGCCGATCATCTGCGGCTGATGTCGGGCAAGCGCCACGATCTGGTCAGTGCGGCAGTGATCGCGGAAGGGGGCAGACCGGTCTGGCGGGTCGTCGATCGTGCGAAGATGTTCGTGCGGCCATTGTCGGACGCGTTCATCGAAACCTATCTGGACGTGGAATGGCCGGCGATCTCGGGCTGTGTCGGCTGTTACCGGATCGAGGGGCCGGGCGCGCAATTGTTCACCCGGATCGAGGGCAGCCAGTTCACCGTACTCGGCCTGCCGTTGCTGCAAGTATTCGATTATCTGAGGGTGCGGGGATTATTGGCGTCATGA
- a CDS encoding cell wall hydrolase, which yields MSFFQRAATLAAMTLGIAFIGSSTPGFAFQGTHVVNAGEPNPVPAVAEIPSADTLSTPALSQTQTSSPIAQPAVVQNDADDGYDSLSEAVADQDSSADLNEDLTCLAGAIYFESKGEPLSGQLAVAEVIINRAKSGRFGSSICGVIKQRGQFSFVRGGQIPSIPNNSNYRTAVAVAQVAMGDDWASPAPNALYFHARRVAPSWRMQKVAAIGNHVFYR from the coding sequence ATGTCGTTTTTTCAACGCGCCGCAACGCTTGCGGCGATGACGCTCGGGATTGCCTTTATCGGCTCCAGCACCCCCGGCTTCGCTTTTCAGGGTACGCATGTTGTAAACGCAGGTGAACCGAATCCGGTTCCCGCGGTCGCCGAGATTCCCTCCGCCGACACGCTTTCCACCCCCGCCCTTTCCCAGACCCAGACCTCTTCCCCCATCGCGCAGCCTGCCGTCGTTCAGAACGACGCGGATGACGGCTATGACAGCCTCTCCGAAGCAGTGGCCGATCAGGATTCCAGCGCAGATTTGAACGAGGACCTGACGTGCCTGGCCGGTGCGATCTATTTCGAATCCAAGGGTGAACCGCTGTCGGGCCAGCTCGCCGTCGCCGAAGTGATCATCAACCGCGCCAAGTCCGGCCGGTTCGGATCGTCCATCTGCGGCGTGATCAAGCAGCGCGGGCAATTCTCCTTCGTTCGTGGCGGCCAGATCCCGTCCATCCCAAACAACAGCAATTACCGTACCGCAGTCGCAGTCGCGCAGGTCGCAATGGGTGACGATTGGGCGAGCCCCGCACCCAACGCCTTGTATTTCCACGCACGCCGCGTCGCGCCTAGCTGGCGGATGCAGAAGGTCGCTGCGATCGGCAATCACGTCTTCTACCGCTGA
- a CDS encoding PaaI family thioesterase, producing MPPDAADAGAIEGEQAHFRALESLYAAAPINRLFDSTLEIAERGLARIRFQIDDRYFHAAGAAHGTSYFKMLDDAAFYAANSLVTDRFLLTTSFNLFLTKPLKAGPVIAEGRWISGQRRVFVGEARLIDSDGEEAARGTGTFMKSRIPLAGLPGYRALP from the coding sequence ATGCCGCCTGACGCGGCGGACGCTGGCGCGATCGAAGGCGAGCAGGCGCATTTCCGTGCTCTGGAATCGCTCTATGCCGCCGCGCCGATCAACCGTCTGTTCGATTCGACGCTTGAGATCGCCGAACGTGGTCTCGCGCGAATCCGGTTCCAGATCGACGATCGCTACTTCCACGCGGCGGGCGCCGCGCACGGCACCAGCTATTTCAAGATGCTCGACGATGCGGCCTTCTACGCCGCGAACAGCCTCGTCACCGATCGCTTCCTGCTCACGACGTCATTTAACCTGTTTCTCACCAAGCCGCTGAAAGCCGGGCCGGTCATCGCGGAAGGCCGGTGGATCAGCGGGCAGCGGCGAGTGTTCGTTGGCGAAGCGCGGCTGATCGATTCCGATGGCGAGGAAGCCGCACGTGGAACGGGAACGTTCATGAAATCGCGTATCCCGCTCGCCGGTTTACCGGGATACCGCGCGCTTCCGTGA
- a CDS encoding PTS sugar transporter subunit IIA — protein sequence MTDFSDLLLPDTVVQGVTAASKKTLLPQLAGIVASAHDLDAKAVGDVLIKREKLGSTGFGGGVAIPHGKLPGLTKVVGLCARLAHGIDFQAIDDLPVDLVFVLLSPVDAGPEHLKALARVSRRLRDRTFVAKLRGAGSRDAIYALLTDDEARDAA from the coding sequence ATGACCGATTTCAGCGATCTGCTGCTGCCGGACACCGTGGTTCAGGGTGTCACTGCGGCGAGCAAGAAGACATTGCTGCCGCAACTGGCCGGCATCGTCGCATCGGCGCACGATCTCGACGCCAAGGCGGTCGGCGACGTCTTGATCAAGCGCGAGAAATTGGGTTCGACTGGTTTCGGCGGCGGCGTTGCGATTCCGCATGGCAAACTGCCCGGATTGACGAAGGTGGTCGGCCTGTGTGCCAGACTGGCGCACGGTATCGATTTCCAGGCGATCGACGATCTGCCGGTCGATCTGGTCTTCGTATTGCTGTCGCCGGTCGATGCCGGGCCGGAACATCTAAAGGCGCTGGCCCGTGTCTCGCGCCGATTGCGGGACCGGACTTTCGTAGCAAAACTGCGCGGCGCCGGATCGCGCGACGCGATCTACGCGCTGCTCACCGACGACGAAGCGCGCGATGCCGCCTGA
- a CDS encoding M48 family metallopeptidase, protein MTADIEVVRNARSRRAKLSVDPASGRVRLTLPTRTPIKAALRWAEQQRVWIDRQRARLPQARPFAPGAILPVDDAMLSIAWAEDAPRRIARNGDTLTCGGPIDGLSRRIEAWLKREALRILTDDTAEFAARADVTVAKVSVGDPRSRWGSCASSGVIRYSWRLILAPAFVRRSTVAHEVAHRVHMNHGPAFHALADALTEGDPEESRAWLRANGAALHWFGRES, encoded by the coding sequence ATAACGGCCGACATCGAAGTCGTTCGCAACGCGCGGTCGCGCCGGGCGAAGCTGTCGGTCGATCCGGCTAGCGGTCGGGTGCGCCTGACATTGCCGACACGGACGCCGATCAAGGCGGCGTTGCGCTGGGCCGAGCAACAGCGCGTGTGGATCGATCGCCAGCGCGCGCGACTACCGCAAGCGCGGCCCTTCGCGCCCGGCGCGATCCTGCCCGTCGACGACGCCATGCTGTCGATCGCCTGGGCGGAGGATGCGCCCCGCCGGATCGCGCGCAACGGCGACACGCTGACCTGCGGCGGGCCGATCGACGGCTTGTCCCGCCGGATCGAGGCGTGGCTGAAACGCGAGGCGCTTCGCATACTGACCGACGACACCGCCGAATTCGCCGCGCGCGCCGACGTCACTGTGGCGAAGGTGTCGGTCGGCGATCCGCGCTCGCGCTGGGGCAGTTGCGCATCGTCAGGCGTGATCCGCTACAGCTGGCGGTTGATTCTGGCGCCGGCGTTCGTGCGCCGATCCACCGTCGCGCATGAGGTCGCGCACCGCGTGCATATGAACCACGGCCCGGCCTTCCACGCGCTCGCCGATGCGCTGACCGAAGGCGATCCGGAGGAGTCGCGCGCCTGGCTGAGGGCCAATGGCGCCGCGCTTCACTGGTTCGGACGCGAATCCTGA
- the dnaQ gene encoding DNA polymerase III subunit epsilon → MREIVFDTETTGFSFKDGDRMVEIGCVELINKVETGRTFHAYFHPERTMPAEAQRIHGLSDVFLSDKPLFHAQVEALLEFLGDAPLVAHNASFDFGFLNGELTRCGRGAIDLARMVDTIVLARARHPGAKHSLDALCSRYGIDRSHRIVHGALLDAQLLSQVYVELSGGRQIGLGLVTEIIEVQQSFQPDAAPVQARPARVFSASEAELARHAAFIAKLTNPIWGTVQGGNEASG, encoded by the coding sequence ATGCGTGAGATCGTTTTCGATACCGAGACTACCGGCTTCAGCTTCAAGGACGGCGACCGGATGGTCGAGATCGGCTGTGTCGAGCTGATCAACAAAGTCGAGACGGGGCGGACGTTCCACGCCTATTTCCACCCCGAACGCACGATGCCGGCCGAGGCGCAGCGGATCCACGGCCTGTCCGACGTCTTCCTGTCCGACAAGCCGTTGTTCCACGCGCAGGTGGAGGCATTGCTTGAGTTCCTGGGCGACGCGCCGCTGGTCGCGCACAACGCCTCGTTCGATTTCGGATTCCTCAACGGCGAGCTGACGCGGTGCGGCCGGGGCGCGATCGACTTGGCGCGGATGGTGGACACGATCGTGCTGGCGCGCGCGCGTCATCCCGGTGCCAAGCATAGCCTGGACGCGCTGTGCAGCCGTTATGGCATCGACCGCAGCCACCGCATCGTCCACGGCGCCTTGCTCGACGCGCAATTGCTCAGCCAGGTCTATGTCGAACTGTCCGGCGGGCGGCAGATCGGGCTTGGGCTGGTAACCGAGATCATCGAGGTTCAGCAGAGCTTCCAGCCCGATGCCGCACCGGTTCAGGCCCGGCCCGCCCGCGTCTTTTCGGCATCGGAGGCGGAACTTGCGCGGCACGCGGCCTTTATCGCCAAACTCACCAATCCGATCTGGGGCACGGTTCAAGGGGGGAACGAGGCGTCCGGTTGA
- the coaE gene encoding dephospho-CoA kinase (Dephospho-CoA kinase (CoaE) performs the final step in coenzyme A biosynthesis.): MIVLGLTGSIGMGKSTVAKMFSDRGVPVFDADAAVHRLQGKDGRLVAAIEAMFPGTTGPDGVDRQRLGERVLNDTPALRRLEALVHPAVGEDRAAFLADHSDAPMVVFDIPLLFETGGESRVDKVAVVSAPADIQRERVLARPGMPVDRFESILARQTPDAEKRARADFVIATGGSLEETRRAVDAVIACVSRG, encoded by the coding sequence GTGATCGTGCTGGGGCTCACCGGGTCGATCGGCATGGGCAAGTCCACTGTGGCGAAGATGTTCTCGGATCGTGGCGTGCCCGTGTTCGATGCTGATGCGGCGGTGCACCGTTTGCAGGGCAAAGACGGGCGCCTCGTCGCCGCGATCGAGGCGATGTTCCCAGGCACGACCGGCCCCGACGGCGTCGATCGCCAGCGGCTGGGCGAGCGGGTGCTGAACGATACGCCTGCGCTCAGGCGACTGGAGGCCCTCGTCCATCCGGCGGTGGGTGAAGATCGCGCGGCATTCCTTGCGGATCATAGCGACGCGCCGATGGTCGTCTTCGACATCCCACTGCTGTTCGAAACGGGCGGCGAATCGCGCGTCGACAAGGTCGCGGTGGTCAGCGCGCCGGCCGACATCCAGCGCGAACGCGTGCTGGCGCGGCCGGGCATGCCCGTCGATCGCTTCGAATCGATCCTCGCGCGGCAGACACCCGATGCGGAAAAGCGCGCGCGTGCCGATTTCGTCATCGCGACCGGCGGTTCGCTGGAGGAAACGCGCCGCGCGGTGGATGCGGTGATCGCTTGCGTGAGCCGCGGATAA
- a CDS encoding SCO family protein, with product MAGDAMNEIVRLVAALSIACLPIACSSPAAPAASPPLEGARIGGPFALTNQNGQKVTERALLGRYAIVYFGYTSCPDVCPVDMQNIGAGLRTFEKSDPALGAKVVPVFVSVDPERDTPAVLKQFVGAFHPRTIGLTGSPEAIAAAAKSYAVYFKKGEVTSNGGYMMDHSRVAYLMSPEGKPIALLPSDKSGDAVAADLKRWVR from the coding sequence ATGGCTGGCGACGCCATGAACGAGATCGTCCGTCTGGTTGCCGCGCTATCGATCGCGTGTCTTCCCATCGCCTGTTCCAGCCCCGCCGCGCCCGCCGCCAGCCCCCCGCTGGAAGGTGCCCGGATCGGTGGGCCCTTCGCGCTGACCAACCAGAATGGCCAGAAGGTGACCGAACGGGCGTTGCTCGGCCGATATGCCATCGTGTATTTCGGCTATACGTCCTGCCCGGATGTATGCCCCGTCGACATGCAGAATATCGGTGCCGGCCTGCGGACGTTCGAGAAATCGGATCCGGCGCTCGGAGCGAAGGTCGTGCCTGTCTTCGTCAGCGTCGATCCCGAGCGAGACACGCCAGCGGTGCTGAAACAGTTCGTCGGCGCCTTCCATCCGCGCACGATCGGCCTGACCGGCAGTCCCGAAGCGATTGCCGCCGCCGCCAAATCCTATGCCGTGTACTTCAAGAAGGGCGAGGTGACGTCGAACGGCGGCTATATGATGGATCACAGCCGCGTCGCCTATTTGATGAGTCCCGAAGGCAAGCCGATCGCATTGTTGCCCAGCGACAAGAGCGGCGATGCCGTCGCCGCAGATCTGAAGCGCTGGGTCCGTTGA
- a CDS encoding CopD family protein encodes MERLALAYSWYLAGHIIFVIFWMAGLFMLPRYLIYHQEALAAGRADEAAEWTSREGKIRKIILTPAMIVVWLLGLTLATTGQHWSEAWLHGKLLLVLALSGYHGWAVGYAKKLAAGKPTLTGKQLRMLNEVPAVLLTFIVILVVVKPF; translated from the coding sequence ATGGAAAGGTTGGCCTTGGCGTATAGCTGGTATCTCGCGGGCCATATCATCTTCGTCATCTTCTGGATGGCGGGGCTGTTCATGCTGCCGCGCTATCTGATCTATCATCAGGAGGCGCTGGCCGCCGGGCGCGCCGACGAGGCCGCCGAATGGACGTCGCGCGAAGGCAAGATCCGCAAGATCATCCTGACCCCGGCGATGATCGTGGTGTGGCTGCTCGGCCTGACGCTAGCGACGACCGGACAGCATTGGAGCGAGGCGTGGCTGCACGGCAAATTGCTGCTTGTGCTGGCGCTCAGCGGGTATCACGGCTGGGCGGTCGGCTATGCGAAGAAGCTGGCGGCGGGCAAACCTACGCTGACCGGCAAGCAGTTGCGCATGCTGAACGAGGTGCCGGCGGTGCTGCTGACGTTCATCGTCATTCTGGTTGTAGTGAAACCCTTCTGA